DNA from Pelodiscus sinensis isolate JC-2024 chromosome 1, ASM4963464v1, whole genome shotgun sequence:
GAAAATGGCCAGGACCAAGCAGACCGCCCGTAAGTCAACCGGTGGCAAAGCGCCCCGTAAGCAGCTAGCTACTAAAGCTGCCCGGAAGAGCGCGCCTGCCACCGGGGGAGTGAAGAAACCTCATCGGTATCGCCCCGGCACTGTTGCCCTGCGAGAAATCCGCCGCTACCAGAAATCTACCGAGCTGCTGATCCGCAAGCTgcccttccagcgcctggtgcgAGAAATCGCCCAGGACTTCAAGACCGACTTGCGCTTCCAGAGCTCGGCCGTTATGGCCCTGCAGGAGGCGAGCGAAGCCTACTTGGTCGGGCTCTTTGAGGACACCAACCTGTGCGCCATTCACGCTAAGCGAGTCACCATCATGCCCAAGGACATCCAGTTAGCTCGCCGTATCCGTGGTGAGAGGGCTTAAAAGCTTAACTCCTTTTGGCAACAAGAAAACTATCGCGAAAGATCCAAAGGCTCTTTTAAGAGCCACTACATTCACACTGCAAAGGAGCTGTACCACACTCGTCTTTTCAGCACCATTCCTGTCCAGTTAAGTTAGTGACTTATGTATATTTCATACTCAATATTCATATTTTCTG
Protein-coding regions in this window:
- the LOC142818228 gene encoding histone H3, encoding MARTKQTARKSTGGKAPRKQLATKAARKSAPATGGVKKPHRYRPGTVALREIRRYQKSTELLIRKLPFQRLVREIAQDFKTDLRFQSSAVMALQEASEAYLVGLFEDTNLCAIHAKRVTIMPKDIQLARRIRGERA